One genomic region from Arthrobacter pigmenti encodes:
- the mltG gene encoding endolytic transglycosylase MltG, translating into MSHRHPPFPAADHGADQHPDDYLDDHYSTHPEPVEQFFEADLPSRRTRRPSRARQRRRRRRTIVMIVVVLGFVGVVFAVAMFLRNLLGVGEVTDYAGPGTGSVTFTVEAGAAPLTIGSSLEQQDIVADADEFMSALSTVADGRLIQPGEYEMKYQMSSEEAAKALLLDADAGVHYVPVAQNLRQNEVFDILVESTGIPREEFESLAEDPTQFGIPEQAPSLEGYLFPGEYRFDLDISAAEIIQEMVDNSMAALEDAGVTDTDEQYRILTIASIVQAEAGQADYAQVAGAIMNRLGPENTETNGLIQSDATVTYGLGRKSYSLTEEEKADESNPYNTYAIPGLPVGPIGSPGERAIDAAVNPADVPYYYWVTVNLDTGETKFSETLAEHARYVEEYQAWCADNAGRCE; encoded by the coding sequence ATGAGCCACCGCCATCCTCCATTCCCGGCAGCCGACCACGGCGCTGACCAGCACCCCGACGATTATCTGGACGACCACTACTCCACCCACCCTGAACCGGTGGAACAGTTCTTCGAAGCGGATCTGCCTTCCCGGCGCACACGCCGCCCTTCCAGGGCACGTCAACGGCGTCGTCGGCGCCGCACAATCGTCATGATCGTGGTGGTGCTCGGATTCGTGGGGGTGGTCTTCGCAGTCGCGATGTTCCTCAGGAACCTCCTCGGGGTGGGCGAGGTAACCGACTACGCAGGTCCGGGAACCGGGTCCGTGACATTCACTGTGGAGGCCGGAGCGGCACCGCTCACGATCGGCAGCTCGCTGGAACAGCAGGACATCGTTGCTGACGCTGACGAATTTATGAGCGCCCTGAGCACTGTTGCTGACGGACGGCTCATCCAGCCCGGCGAGTACGAGATGAAGTACCAAATGAGTTCCGAAGAAGCGGCCAAAGCCCTTCTCCTCGACGCAGACGCAGGGGTGCACTACGTGCCGGTCGCACAGAATCTGCGCCAGAATGAGGTTTTCGACATCCTCGTTGAGTCCACCGGTATTCCGCGTGAGGAGTTCGAGTCTTTGGCCGAGGACCCTACCCAGTTCGGTATCCCCGAGCAGGCGCCGAGCCTCGAAGGATACCTGTTCCCGGGTGAATATCGGTTCGACCTGGACATTTCCGCCGCAGAGATTATCCAGGAGATGGTCGACAACAGCATGGCGGCGCTCGAGGACGCCGGCGTCACCGACACCGATGAGCAGTACCGCATCCTCACGATCGCGAGCATCGTGCAGGCCGAGGCAGGCCAGGCCGACTATGCCCAGGTCGCAGGGGCGATCATGAATCGGCTCGGTCCGGAGAACACCGAAACCAACGGGCTGATCCAATCGGATGCGACGGTCACGTACGGGCTTGGACGCAAGAGCTACAGCCTCACCGAGGAGGAGAAGGCTGACGAAAGCAACCCGTACAACACGTATGCCATCCCTGGTCTGCCAGTTGGGCCCATTGGGTCCCCGGGGGAGAGAGCCATTGATGCCGCGGTCAATCCGGCTGACGTGCCCTACTACTACTGGGTAACGGTGAACCTCGATACCGGTGAAACCAAGTTCTCGGAGACGCTTGCCGAGCACGCCCGCTACGTCGAGGAATATCAGGCCTGGTGTGCCGATAATGCGGGAAGGTGCGAATAG
- the ruvX gene encoding Holliday junction resolvase RuvX has protein sequence METEGYPRGVKIGVDVGMVRVGIAASDRDGLIATPVRTLKRDPKKNNDLFLLVRNIRELAAVEVFVGLPRNMSGTESASTAMARQYAVELAEALVATGLSVPVRLIDERLTTVSAHRSLRQAGLNSREHRKVVDQVAAVEILQHAIDMQRNLERDVGEPVVHHRRRDLSGSPSASSEELDISHINWRREEEQ, from the coding sequence GTGGAAACCGAAGGCTACCCCCGCGGAGTCAAGATCGGCGTCGACGTCGGGATGGTGCGCGTAGGCATCGCGGCCAGCGACAGGGATGGGCTGATCGCAACACCAGTGCGTACGCTCAAACGCGATCCGAAGAAGAACAACGACCTCTTCCTGCTGGTGCGGAACATTCGGGAACTGGCGGCCGTTGAGGTATTCGTGGGCCTGCCCCGGAACATGAGCGGGACAGAATCAGCCTCCACCGCGATGGCGCGCCAGTACGCCGTCGAGCTCGCGGAAGCGCTGGTCGCCACTGGGTTGTCGGTGCCGGTTCGGCTGATCGATGAGCGCCTGACCACCGTGTCAGCGCACCGCTCACTGCGGCAGGCTGGCTTGAACAGCCGCGAACATCGTAAGGTTGTAGATCAGGTGGCAGCCGTGGAGATACTTCAGCACGCCATCGACATGCAACGAAACCTTGAGCGGGATGTGGGGGAGCCGGTCGTTCACCATCGGCGGCGGGACCTTTCGGGGTCCCCGTCGGCCTCATCCGAGGAGCTAGACATTTCGCACATCAACTGGAGGAGGGAAGAGGAGCAATGA
- the alaS gene encoding alanine--tRNA ligase: MKSQEIARRWLDYFEGQGHTRVPSASLVSSDPSLLFTVAGMVPFIPYLTARETPPYDRATSIQKCIRTADIEEVGKTARHGTFFQMCGNFSFGDYFKHDAIRMAWQLLTTSVDDGGFGLPADRLWVTVYEEDSEALAIWRDEVDFPVERIQKFGKKDNYWNTGQPGPGGPCSEIFFDRGPEYGKDGGPEADEDRYIEIWNLVFMQYRLSAVRSKEDFDVAGELPKKNIDTGLGLERLAMILQGVENMYETDQVRPVLDKAAELSGREYTSAESDDDPHHQDDVRMRVVADHVRSALMLITDGVTPSNEGRGYVLRRLIRRAVRAMRLLGVEKACLPDLLPVSRDAMKGVYPEVERDFERISRIAYTEEKAFLRTIASGTARLEEAVRESKSAGRALSGEDAFSLHDTYGFPIDLTLEMAEEAGVQVDADGFRALMLEQRQRAQADARGKKAGHADMTVFNDLLSTGETVFTGYDELTSEASVRGIISNGISVPVAKQNDEIELILDRTPFYAEAGGQAADVGLITGNGFVVEVTDVQRPVKGLSVHRAVVREGEITRDAPVTAAVDRQRRHAGEQAHSGTHIVHAALHQILGPEALQRGSFNKAGYLRFDFAWGEGISPAARSEIEEVSNLAIRSNHEVETKVMALDDAKALGATALFGEAYGDKVRVVEIDGAWSRELCGGTHVDSTSLIGTLTLLGEQSVGSGNRRVEALVGMDAFRHGAAERALVNELSEMLKVPSPQLPERLGATLNRLKAAEKELERLRKEQLSTAAASLVDTAVDVDGVRLIAHDAGVVASADDLRNLALDLRGRLGSGASVVAAAGVSKDRPVILVVANEEARRSGVKAGALVRAAAGVLGGGGGGKDDMAQGGGSDPSKVPAALQAVRSALASR, translated from the coding sequence ATGAAGTCCCAAGAGATTGCCCGTCGCTGGCTTGACTACTTCGAAGGCCAGGGGCACACCCGCGTGCCCTCTGCATCGCTGGTTTCCAGTGATCCCTCGCTCCTCTTCACAGTCGCCGGCATGGTGCCGTTCATTCCCTATCTGACGGCCCGTGAAACACCGCCGTATGACCGTGCAACGAGCATCCAGAAGTGCATCCGTACCGCCGATATCGAAGAGGTCGGCAAGACGGCCCGGCACGGCACCTTCTTCCAGATGTGCGGGAATTTCTCCTTCGGCGACTACTTCAAGCACGATGCCATCCGCATGGCCTGGCAGCTTCTGACCACCAGTGTCGACGACGGCGGCTTCGGACTTCCTGCCGACCGGCTGTGGGTCACGGTCTACGAAGAGGACTCAGAAGCCCTCGCCATCTGGCGCGACGAAGTCGACTTTCCGGTTGAGCGCATCCAGAAGTTCGGCAAGAAGGACAACTACTGGAATACCGGGCAGCCCGGCCCAGGTGGGCCATGCTCGGAGATCTTCTTCGACAGGGGGCCGGAGTACGGCAAGGACGGCGGTCCGGAGGCCGACGAGGACCGCTACATCGAAATCTGGAACCTGGTCTTCATGCAGTACCGGCTCTCCGCTGTGCGCAGCAAGGAGGACTTTGACGTCGCAGGCGAACTGCCGAAGAAGAATATCGATACGGGACTGGGCCTTGAGCGTCTGGCGATGATCTTGCAGGGCGTCGAGAACATGTATGAGACCGACCAGGTCCGCCCCGTCCTCGATAAGGCGGCTGAGCTCTCCGGGCGGGAATATACCAGCGCCGAGTCCGACGACGATCCCCACCACCAGGACGACGTCCGCATGCGCGTGGTGGCCGACCACGTACGCTCGGCACTCATGCTGATCACCGATGGCGTCACGCCCTCGAACGAGGGGAGAGGCTACGTTCTCCGCCGCCTCATCCGTCGGGCCGTCCGCGCCATGCGCCTGCTGGGCGTCGAGAAGGCATGCCTGCCGGATCTGCTGCCGGTCTCCCGCGATGCCATGAAGGGCGTCTATCCGGAAGTTGAGCGGGATTTCGAGCGCATCAGCAGGATTGCCTACACGGAGGAGAAGGCATTCCTGCGCACCATTGCGTCCGGGACAGCGCGCCTGGAGGAGGCAGTCCGGGAGTCTAAGAGTGCCGGCCGCGCACTGTCCGGCGAAGACGCATTCAGCCTCCATGACACCTACGGCTTTCCCATCGACCTCACCCTTGAGATGGCCGAGGAAGCCGGAGTGCAGGTGGACGCTGACGGCTTCCGCGCCCTGATGCTCGAGCAGCGGCAGCGCGCGCAGGCCGATGCGCGGGGCAAGAAGGCCGGTCACGCCGACATGACGGTCTTCAACGATCTACTCTCGACCGGAGAGACCGTATTCACCGGATACGACGAGCTGACCAGCGAAGCATCCGTGCGTGGAATTATCAGCAACGGAATATCCGTCCCGGTAGCGAAGCAGAATGACGAGATTGAACTCATCCTCGACCGCACCCCGTTTTACGCCGAGGCGGGTGGCCAGGCCGCCGACGTCGGACTGATCACCGGCAACGGCTTCGTCGTGGAGGTCACCGACGTCCAGCGTCCCGTGAAGGGGCTGAGCGTCCACCGCGCCGTCGTCCGCGAGGGTGAGATCACCCGTGACGCGCCGGTGACTGCCGCCGTCGACCGCCAGCGCCGCCACGCCGGCGAGCAGGCCCATTCCGGCACGCATATCGTGCACGCGGCGCTCCATCAGATCCTCGGCCCCGAAGCACTGCAGCGCGGTTCCTTCAACAAGGCAGGCTACCTCCGGTTCGACTTCGCCTGGGGTGAAGGGATCAGTCCGGCCGCGCGCTCCGAGATCGAGGAAGTTTCGAACCTCGCCATCCGAAGCAACCACGAGGTGGAGACGAAGGTCATGGCGCTCGATGATGCGAAGGCACTCGGGGCCACTGCCCTGTTTGGCGAGGCGTACGGCGACAAAGTGCGCGTGGTGGAGATTGACGGCGCATGGTCGCGCGAACTCTGCGGCGGAACCCACGTGGACTCCACGTCACTCATCGGCACACTAACCCTGCTCGGCGAACAGTCGGTGGGCTCAGGTAACCGCCGTGTAGAGGCGCTTGTCGGCATGGACGCCTTCAGGCACGGCGCCGCGGAACGGGCACTTGTGAATGAGCTATCCGAGATGTTGAAGGTTCCCTCACCCCAATTGCCGGAGCGTCTAGGCGCAACGCTGAACCGTTTGAAAGCAGCCGAGAAGGAACTGGAGCGCCTCCGGAAGGAGCAGTTGTCTACTGCCGCAGCGTCGCTGGTCGATACGGCAGTAGACGTCGACGGCGTGCGGCTCATCGCTCATGACGCGGGCGTCGTCGCCAGCGCCGATGATCTCAGGAATCTGGCGCTCGACCTACGTGGACGGCTTGGTTCCGGCGCATCGGTAGTCGCGGCGGCTGGTGTCAGCAAGGACCGTCCCGTCATCCTGGTTGTCGCCAACGAAGAGGCGCGCCGGTCTGGTGTAAAGGCCGGAGCGCTCGTGCGTGCTGCCGCCGGTGTGCTGGGCGGCGGCGGCGGTGGTAAGGATGACATGGCCCAGGGTGGCGGCTCCGACCCCTCGAAGGTGCCGGCGGCCCTGCAGGCGGTCCGATCGGCGCTGGCATCCCGGTAA
- a CDS encoding DUF6167 family protein: MKRVFWLTAGVAIGVVAVRKVSAMKSAVGPEGLNRAVAQLTDGVAGFADALRQGMNEREADLRSALGIDADPRS, translated from the coding sequence ATCAAGAGGGTTTTCTGGCTCACGGCGGGAGTCGCCATCGGCGTCGTCGCTGTCCGGAAAGTATCGGCCATGAAATCGGCTGTCGGTCCGGAAGGGCTCAACCGTGCCGTTGCGCAGCTGACCGATGGCGTCGCTGGCTTCGCAGATGCGCTGCGCCAGGGCATGAATGAACGCGAGGCAGACCTCCGATCCGCCCTGGGTATCGACGCCGATCCCCGTTCCTGA
- a CDS encoding DUF948 domain-containing protein, producing the protein MSGGDIAGLIAAGVFAVLVALLAIPVWKLGKVFDELRQAIRSVSDGTTPLIDEVTNTVSTTHQQLKNVDGITSHVSDASANISALSSLVAATLGSPLIKVAAFSYGVRSALASRRKPAPRRRSR; encoded by the coding sequence ATGTCAGGTGGAGATATCGCCGGACTCATCGCAGCCGGGGTTTTCGCTGTCCTCGTGGCGCTGCTCGCCATTCCGGTCTGGAAGCTCGGGAAAGTCTTCGATGAGCTCCGTCAGGCGATCCGCTCTGTGAGCGACGGCACCACTCCGCTGATCGATGAAGTGACTAATACCGTCTCGACCACGCACCAGCAGCTGAAGAATGTCGACGGGATCACATCGCACGTCTCGGATGCCTCCGCAAACATTTCCGCGCTGTCTTCCCTGGTTGCCGCGACGCTCGGATCACCGCTCATCAAGGTCGCGGCATTCTCCTACGGCGTACGCAGCGCGCTTGCGTCCCGGCGCAAGCCGGCACCGCGCCGTCGTAGCCGCTGA
- the rpsD gene encoding 30S ribosomal protein S4 — protein sequence MANNTRARRKVRISRALGIALTPKAEKYLERRPYAPGQHGRSRRKQDSDYAVRLREKQRLRAQYGIREAQMARVFEEARRTAGLTGENLIELLEMRLDALVLRAGFARTSAQARQLVVHRHIMVDGARVDRPSFRVKEGQLIHVHSRSETMVPLQVAAAGAHRDVLPAVPGYLDVQLEKLQARLVRRPKRSEVPVTCEEQLVVEYYAR from the coding sequence GTGGCTAACAACACACGTGCCCGCCGGAAGGTGCGCATCTCGCGTGCCCTCGGTATTGCCCTGACTCCCAAGGCTGAAAAGTACCTGGAGCGTCGCCCGTACGCGCCAGGTCAGCATGGCCGTTCGCGCCGCAAGCAGGACAGCGACTACGCAGTACGTCTGCGCGAGAAGCAGCGTTTGCGCGCCCAGTACGGTATCCGCGAAGCGCAGATGGCGCGCGTCTTCGAGGAAGCACGCCGTACCGCCGGTCTGACTGGTGAAAACCTCATCGAGCTGCTTGAGATGCGCCTGGACGCCCTCGTGCTGCGCGCCGGCTTCGCCCGCACCAGTGCCCAGGCACGCCAGCTGGTGGTTCACCGCCACATCATGGTTGACGGCGCACGCGTTGACCGTCCGTCCTTCCGTGTGAAGGAAGGCCAGCTCATCCACGTCCACAGCCGCAGTGAAACCATGGTGCCGCTGCAGGTTGCCGCCGCAGGCGCGCACCGCGACGTGCTGCCGGCCGTTCCCGGTTACCTCGATGTCCAGCTTGAGAAGCTCCAGGCCCGCCTGGTCCGTCGTCCCAAGCGCTCCGAGGTTCCCGTGACGTGCGAAGAGCAGCTCGTGGTGGAATACTACGCACGCTGA
- a CDS encoding AAA family ATPase, which yields MSDLFSVDHGEQEDEPASGQPTARNRPRSPLAVRMRPRTVDEIVGQQHLLGAGSPLRTLAGGEPAARVGAPTSVILWGPPGTGKTTLAHVIARGPGRKFVELSAITAGVKDVRRVMDEALSARDLHRTTTVLFLDEIHRFNKAQQDALLPGVENGWVVLIAATTENPSFSVVSPLLSRSLLQTLKPLTEEDIAALLRRAARDPRGLAGQVSLEDDALAHLVRLAAGDARRGLTALEAAAAVAQTGDAHPDPAHQAADDPADPPSGQAADAATDKTVRITLAHAEKAVDVAALRYDRAGDQHYDVASAFIKSLRGSDVDAALHYLARMLESGEDPRFVARRLMISAAEDVGMADPTALQTAVAAAQAVQLVGMPEGRIILAEAVVHIATAPKSNAAYNGINQAIADVRAGKGQGIPSHLRDAHYPGARQLGHGKGYVYSHDEPHGVAAQQYAPDDLAGTDYYLPSDRGAERAVAARLEKLRSIIRKR from the coding sequence GTGAGTGACCTATTCAGTGTGGACCACGGCGAGCAGGAAGATGAGCCGGCATCCGGGCAACCGACGGCGCGCAACCGCCCGCGCAGCCCGCTCGCAGTCAGGATGAGACCACGGACGGTCGATGAGATCGTAGGACAGCAGCACCTCCTGGGGGCCGGGTCGCCCCTGCGCACGTTGGCTGGCGGCGAGCCCGCGGCGCGGGTGGGCGCACCGACATCAGTGATTCTTTGGGGTCCGCCCGGTACCGGAAAGACAACCCTTGCCCATGTCATCGCACGCGGGCCGGGCCGGAAGTTCGTCGAGTTGTCCGCCATCACGGCGGGCGTGAAGGATGTCCGGCGCGTCATGGACGAGGCTCTGTCCGCCCGTGACCTCCATCGCACCACGACCGTGCTCTTTCTCGACGAGATTCACCGCTTCAATAAGGCCCAACAGGATGCCCTGCTGCCGGGCGTGGAGAACGGCTGGGTGGTACTCATCGCGGCAACAACCGAGAACCCTTCCTTCTCCGTGGTTTCGCCGCTGCTTTCCCGCTCCCTGCTGCAGACGCTGAAGCCATTGACGGAGGAGGATATCGCGGCACTCCTGCGGCGAGCCGCCCGAGACCCTCGTGGATTGGCCGGGCAGGTGAGCCTCGAAGATGATGCGCTGGCGCACCTGGTCAGGCTAGCGGCGGGCGACGCGCGGCGGGGGCTCACAGCGCTTGAAGCTGCTGCCGCAGTTGCACAAACGGGGGATGCCCATCCCGATCCAGCGCACCAGGCAGCAGATGATCCAGCCGACCCGCCGTCGGGCCAGGCAGCGGATGCGGCCACGGACAAGACAGTTCGAATAACCCTCGCCCATGCGGAAAAAGCCGTCGACGTCGCGGCATTGCGCTATGACCGGGCGGGGGATCAGCACTACGACGTTGCGAGCGCGTTCATCAAGTCACTGCGGGGCTCTGACGTCGACGCTGCGCTGCACTATCTGGCACGCATGCTCGAGTCGGGGGAGGACCCCCGGTTCGTAGCGCGGCGGCTCATGATCTCAGCGGCCGAGGACGTGGGTATGGCGGATCCCACCGCCCTGCAGACAGCTGTCGCCGCCGCGCAGGCGGTGCAACTCGTCGGCATGCCGGAGGGGAGGATCATCCTTGCCGAGGCAGTCGTACACATTGCCACCGCCCCGAAGTCGAATGCCGCCTACAACGGAATAAACCAGGCCATCGCGGACGTCCGCGCAGGCAAGGGCCAGGGAATACCGTCCCACCTGCGTGATGCGCATTACCCGGGCGCCCGACAGCTGGGCCACGGCAAGGGCTATGTGTACTCCCACGATGAGCCGCACGGGGTTGCGGCCCAACAGTACGCACCCGATGACCTCGCGGGGACCGATTATTATCTTCCCTCCGACCGGGGGGCGGAGCGTGCCGTCGCCGCAAGGTTGGAGAAGCTGCGCTCCATTATCCGTAAGCGCTGA
- a CDS encoding acVLRF1 family peptidyl-tRNA hydrolase, with the protein MQDNRQVLVQPERLAGWVERFGERNGNFSVEAAGAVVVLRAVNGCTAELTAPLSLVVENGPPDVSDEQTALDALIQAASTPATVGLLLIRRGGYAVGVSRNGKLVASKTGTRYVQSRTAAGGWSQQRFARRRANQADALVETTVDRAQAIFEGHRLDAVQAGGDAPLVADCLEHPRLNCYRKLPALPLLTVPDPRREVLVKAAADARAVRVRLTGIPVS; encoded by the coding sequence GTGCAGGACAATCGCCAGGTGCTGGTACAGCCGGAACGTCTGGCGGGCTGGGTGGAGCGTTTCGGGGAACGAAACGGCAACTTCAGTGTGGAAGCGGCGGGCGCCGTCGTCGTACTCCGTGCCGTCAATGGGTGCACGGCAGAGCTCACCGCACCGCTCTCCCTCGTTGTCGAGAACGGCCCGCCGGATGTCAGCGACGAGCAGACTGCCCTCGACGCGCTGATTCAGGCCGCATCAACCCCGGCAACGGTGGGACTGCTGCTGATTCGCCGGGGAGGTTACGCAGTCGGAGTGTCGCGGAACGGAAAACTGGTCGCGTCGAAAACGGGCACGCGCTATGTGCAGTCGCGTACAGCGGCGGGAGGTTGGTCGCAGCAACGGTTTGCACGAAGGCGGGCCAATCAGGCGGACGCGCTTGTCGAGACGACCGTGGACCGCGCACAAGCCATTTTCGAAGGGCATCGCCTGGACGCGGTTCAGGCCGGCGGTGACGCGCCGCTGGTGGCGGACTGCCTTGAACACCCCAGGCTCAACTGTTACCGGAAACTCCCTGCCTTGCCGCTGCTGACGGTACCCGATCCGCGCCGGGAGGTGCTCGTGAAAGCGGCTGCAGATGCCCGCGCCGTCCGGGTACGGCTCACGGGGATCCCGGTGAGCTGA
- the rpe gene encoding ribulose-phosphate 3-epimerase, with translation MTTCCIHPSILSADFVNLESELRRIGSADAVHVDVMDNSFVPNLTLGLPVVKRIQAVSPIPLDVHLMIDDADRWAPEYAGAGVSSVTFHAEAARAPIRLARELRSAGAKAGMALRPATAVEPYLDMLGELDMLLVMTVEPGFGGQSFLDVTLPKIRRAAEAIRGGNLPVAIQVDGGITEETIGRAAEAGATVFVAGSSVYGTEDPAVAIAGLRRAAS, from the coding sequence ATGACCACGTGCTGTATTCACCCGAGCATCCTCTCCGCGGATTTCGTGAACCTCGAGTCGGAACTGAGGCGCATCGGCTCCGCCGACGCCGTCCACGTTGACGTGATGGACAACAGCTTTGTTCCCAACTTGACACTCGGGCTGCCCGTGGTAAAGCGTATTCAGGCGGTGAGCCCGATCCCGCTCGATGTGCACCTCATGATCGACGACGCTGACCGGTGGGCACCCGAGTACGCGGGCGCCGGCGTGTCCTCGGTGACGTTCCACGCCGAGGCGGCCAGGGCCCCTATCAGATTGGCCCGCGAACTGCGCTCCGCCGGCGCGAAGGCGGGAATGGCACTCCGCCCGGCTACCGCCGTCGAGCCCTATCTGGACATGCTCGGTGAACTGGACATGCTGCTGGTCATGACGGTCGAGCCAGGATTCGGCGGTCAGTCCTTCCTGGACGTGACGCTGCCGAAGATCCGGCGGGCGGCCGAGGCAATCCGGGGTGGGAATCTTCCTGTCGCGATCCAGGTGGACGGCGGTATCACGGAGGAGACCATCGGGCGCGCTGCTGAGGCCGGGGCAACAGTCTTCGTGGCCGGTTCCTCCGTTTACGGCACGGAGGATCCGGCGGTAGCCATCGCCGGCCTTCGCCGTGCAGCGTCGTAG
- a CDS encoding RsmB/NOP family class I SAM-dependent RNA methyltransferase, translated as MTDRRPNDPSRRNERGRERNRSGSRKFSTAAPSERTRRADPARLVAFEVLRAVSADDAYANLVLPGSIRKHRLGRQDAGFATELAYGALRGQGTYDAILGQCVDRPLDQLDPAVLDALRIGVHQLMAMRVPPHAALDQTVGLARAVIGAGPSSLINAVLRKVSRRPLAEWLDELVGGMEEPVRVSSLKFSHPEWIVRALRQSLVAHGRNVSEIDNLLQADNAAPEVNLVALPGIGTLDEVLQAGGRPGDLVEDSVVFAAGDVGRLESVRSGKVRVQDAGSQLVARALAAVELDSGGGKGESWLDLCAGPGGKAALLGAVAAQGGHVLVANEPAEHRAALVRQALDAVPSHVWTVRVDDGRTVGAAYPDGFDRILVDAPCTGLGALRRRPESRWRRKPADLVDLAPLQRGLLSEALDTVRPGGVVAYVTCSPHPAETTAVVQDCLRGRKDFSLLDAGAALDAVSITGALNAGHESTAQLWPHVHGTDAMFLALIRRSRH; from the coding sequence ATGACCGACAGACGCCCCAACGATCCCAGTCGGCGCAATGAGCGTGGACGCGAACGCAACCGGTCAGGGTCCCGAAAATTCTCGACGGCGGCACCGTCTGAGCGCACGCGTCGTGCCGACCCGGCGCGGCTTGTTGCGTTTGAGGTGCTGCGGGCCGTCTCGGCGGACGACGCCTACGCCAACCTGGTTCTTCCCGGCAGTATCCGTAAGCACCGGCTGGGACGCCAGGACGCCGGCTTCGCCACGGAACTGGCTTACGGCGCCCTGCGTGGGCAAGGAACATATGACGCAATCCTGGGGCAGTGTGTGGACCGTCCCCTGGACCAGCTTGATCCGGCCGTCCTTGACGCACTGCGGATCGGGGTGCACCAGCTCATGGCGATGCGCGTGCCGCCGCATGCCGCGTTGGACCAGACCGTCGGGCTCGCCCGCGCGGTCATCGGCGCTGGACCTTCCTCACTGATCAACGCCGTGCTGCGGAAGGTCTCACGCCGACCGCTCGCGGAGTGGCTCGACGAGCTTGTTGGCGGGATGGAAGAGCCGGTCCGGGTCAGCTCGCTGAAGTTCAGCCACCCCGAATGGATCGTCCGGGCGTTACGCCAGAGCCTCGTGGCACACGGCAGGAACGTCAGCGAAATCGACAACCTGCTGCAGGCTGACAACGCCGCGCCCGAAGTCAACCTGGTCGCGCTCCCCGGCATCGGTACTTTGGACGAGGTGCTCCAAGCCGGCGGGCGCCCTGGTGACCTCGTGGAAGACTCCGTGGTGTTTGCCGCCGGCGATGTGGGCCGGCTGGAGAGCGTCCGTTCCGGAAAGGTCCGCGTGCAGGACGCCGGTTCGCAACTCGTTGCCCGGGCGCTGGCTGCGGTGGAACTGGATTCAGGGGGCGGGAAGGGCGAGAGCTGGCTCGATCTGTGCGCAGGGCCGGGCGGCAAGGCGGCGCTGCTCGGGGCGGTCGCGGCCCAGGGCGGCCACGTCCTGGTTGCCAATGAGCCCGCGGAACATCGCGCTGCGCTGGTGCGCCAGGCGTTGGACGCCGTCCCTTCGCATGTCTGGACCGTGCGCGTTGATGACGGCAGGACCGTCGGCGCAGCATATCCGGATGGGTTCGACCGGATTCTGGTTGACGCGCCATGCACCGGGCTGGGTGCGCTGCGTCGCCGTCCCGAGTCGCGTTGGCGCCGGAAGCCCGCAGATCTCGTCGACCTGGCGCCGCTTCAACGCGGCCTGCTGAGCGAGGCGCTCGATACCGTACGCCCCGGTGGAGTGGTCGCGTACGTCACCTGCTCGCCACACCCGGCCGAGACAACCGCCGTCGTGCAGGACTGTCTGCGCGGCCGGAAGGACTTCTCACTCCTCGACGCCGGTGCCGCGCTGGATGCAGTGAGCATCACGGGTGCCCTGAACGCTGGGCATGAGTCCACCGCGCAGCTCTGGCCACATGTCCACGGCACCGATGCGATGTTCCTGGCGCTGATTCGGCGTTCACGGCACTGA